One region of Miscanthus floridulus cultivar M001 chromosome 19, ASM1932011v1, whole genome shotgun sequence genomic DNA includes:
- the LOC136527723 gene encoding uncharacterized protein isoform X1 — translation MQEVIVQQEEQPVEIVLDQSRTNSIVLPGCREDLWPSLSWLLGARGRFVLTSERPNKKRKLLGADAGLEQLVLLPSPEGEAGSICDVCCLGESNMMSNRMLHCKNCETSVHQKCYGVHVVPDRFWFCVWCSRNIGMPRRLTRSDACRTVSMPCVLCPKEKGALKPFKRDPGPSTDGGNQEFVHLFCSLWRPEFHVKDMESMEPVTNIVDTQENQSKLVCSLCKVMHGACVRCSHGACRTSFHPICAREFKLQIEIWGKFGHDNVEMRAFCAKHSAVKSISSIQNDKSVSELDSAQAELLDGKPLTGNEQVRFTRSNKDKFVNSTITTSSCSLNKAQTTELATVPSTLGSTQETQSADMAVDQPSADGNIMSNSGDVSGILRQLVDQGKVSLADIESELGLCSESAEAALQPDETTAYSPGLKLKMIKWLQNSEHAPSVQVKSFKEGSLAQGTLLRSESKNLTTATLQSGQEEAISSIDHHFPENDSANRGDLVQNGFHDDPDANQISGRHLLNMDGYCCYIHSVIEKRLQGLWSNNMEQTIQKNGYHEELSCSLHDDLGVSSTKLGQLADKAALDQVCKAKSSDTLKHSPDDEIEGEIVYLQSRLLDGVVSMKQRYEDLMHKVVQNISYELDSFNKRKWDHIIVNQFLRDLREAKKRGNSERRHKEALAILAATAPSVVPTSRNATVRKETENNVASARREVITVLCLFSCFLSGMIVFLLASVCFQNMPRSNAGSSRIGQLCSSPQAKDLLFSNSKVSEETNFGIFDLAKFSKKSALPCDICMRCDTVLNRIFVCSSCKAAVHLDCYQSQKYPTGPWKCELCHEMPSDFVVSGELSDQNGAKACLVQCGLCHGTSGAFRKTVKGQWVHAFCAEWLLETTFRRGQHNPVDGMERLHHKDKDACSICHRYVGACLKCSTVDCQITFHPSCARDAGLYMNTKRLGNMLQHKAYCCRHSIEQRKAYRQQYGPEEVKSMKQMRVELELLRFLCERIVKREKVKKDLVGCAHDILAARRITAVSSSWTSCYASGPGASSESATTSVNNKSYGGTIQRSDDVTVRSDDVTVDSTVTEKHTVRFSLHNRDTDRNTADSSTSTISYKRKLDDGESLAFKSLPGTPATALLESRDVEKKPIDKKRREIYQKELVMATSHQALLKNKSPPERYVYTRRSSMSKRKQCSQHVVEGPGG, via the exons ATGCAGGAAGTGATTGTGCAGCAAGAGGAGCAGCCGGTTGAAATCGTGTTAGATCAAAGCAGGACTAATAGCATTGTTCTACCGGGATGCAGAGAGGATCTGTGGCCTTCTCTGAGCTGGCTCTTAGGAGCAAGGGGACGGTTTGTGCTCACTTCAGAGCGcccaaacaagaagaggaagctCTTAGGTGCAGATGCTGGGCTAGAGCAGCTTGTACTACTGCCATCCCCTGAAGGTGAGGCTGGTTCGATCTGCGATGTTTGTTGTTTGGGAGAAAGTAATATGATGTCTAACAGGATGCTTCATTGCAAGAACTGTGAGACATCTGTGCACCAGAAGTGTTATGGTGTGCATGTTGTGCCAGATCGTTTCTGGTTTTGTGTTTGGTGTAGCCGGAATATCGGGATGCCACGGAGGTTGACACGGAGCGATGCCTGCAGGACTGTGTCAATGCCCTGTGTGCTCTGTCCGAAGGAGAAAGGTGCTTTGAAACCTTTCAAAAGGGACCCTGGTCCATCCACAGATGGAGGAAACCAAGAATTTGTACATTTATTTTGTAGTCTTTGGAGACCAGAGTTTCATGTCAAGGACATGGAATCAATGGAGCCTGTCACCAATATAGTAGATACCCAAGAGAATCAATCAAAATTGGTGTGCAGCCTTTGCAAGGTCATGCATGGCGCATGTGTCCGCTGCAGCCATG GAGCATGCAGGACTTCCTTCCATCCTATATGTGCAAGAGAGTTCAAGCTTCAGATTGAGATATGGGGGAAGTTTGGTCATGATAAT GTTGAGATGCGAGCATTTTGTGCAAAACATTCTGCTGTCAAAAGCATCAGCTCCATACAGAATGACAAAAGTGTATCTGAACTGGACTCCGCTCAAGCTGAGCTGCTTGATGGAAAACCTCTTACTGGGAATGAACAGGTGAGATTTACGCGCAGCAACAAGGACAAATTTGTGAACAGCACAATTACTACTAGTTCTTGTAGCCTAAACAAAGCACAGACAACTGAATTGGCTACCGTTCCATCCACTCTTGGAAGCACTCAAGAAACTCAAAGTGCAGATATGGCTGTTGATCAACCCTCTGCAGATGGGAATATTATGAGCAATTCTGGAGATGTTTCCGGAATTCTTAGACAG CTAGTTGACCAAGGAAAGGTTAGTCTTGCTGACATAGAATCGGAGCTGGGTCTTTGTTCAGAATCAGCGGAAGCTGCTCTTCAG CCTGATGAGACAACTGCTTACTCCCCTGGCCtgaagttgaaaatgatcaagtGGCTGCAGAACTCTGAGCATGCACCTTCTGTTCAAGTGAAGTCATTTAAAGAGGGTTCTTTGGCACAAG GTACACTTCTTAGGAGTGAAAGTAAGAACTTAACCACTGCTACACTTCAATCAGGACAGGAGGAAGCCATTTCATCGATTGATCATCATTTTCCAGAAAATGACAGTGCTAATAGGGGTGATTTAGTTCAAAATGGCTTTCATGATGATCCTGATGCAAATCAGATTTCTGGCCGGCATTTGCTCAA CATGGATGGTTACTGCTGCTATATTCATTCTGTCATTGAGAAGAGGTTGCAAGGTTTGTGGAGTAACAACATGGAGCAAACTATACAGAAAAATGGTTATCATG AAGAGTTATCTTGCTCTCTTCATGATGACCTTGGTGTTTCATCAACAAAACTTGGGCAATTAGCGGACAAAGCTGCCCTGGATCAAGTCTGTAAAGCAAAATCATCAGATACTCTCAAGCATTCACCTGATGATGAAATAGAAGGGGAAATAGTTTATTTGCAATCCAGGCTACTTGATGGTGTTGTTTCTATGAAGCAGAGATATG AAGATTTGATGCACAAGGTTGTCCAGAATATTTCTTATGAGTTGGATTCTTTCAATAAAAGAAAATGGGATCATATCATTGTGAATCAGTTTCTTCGTGATCTGAGGGAAGCTAAGAAGCGTGGAAACTCAGAGAGGAGACACAAGGAAGCTCTAGCTATCCTGGCTGCAACTGCACCTTCTGTTGTACCAACCTCACGAAATGCAACAGTGAGGAAAGAGACAGAAAACAATGTGGCATCTGCTAGACGAGAGGTTATCACTGTGCTTTGCTTGttcagttgtttcttgtcaggcATGATCGTTTTTTTATTGGCTTCTGTTTGTTTCCAGAATATGCCAAGAAGCAATGCTGGATCCTCAAGAATTGGCCAATTATGTTCATCACCACAAGCAAAGGATTTATTATTTTCCAATAGCAAAGTCTCAGAGGAAACTAACTTTGGCATTTTTGATCTGGCAAAATTCTCTAAGAAAAGTGCTCTTCCCTGTGATATATGCATGCGATGTGATACTGTATTGAATCGTATTTTTGTCTGCTCCAGCTGCAAG GCTGCTGTCCACTTAGATTGCTACCAGAGCCAGAAGTATCCTACAGGCCCATGGAAGTGCGAACTTTGCCACGAGATGCCCTCAGATTTTGTTGTCTCTGGTGAGCTATCAGATCAAAATGGCGCGAAAGCTTGTTTGGTGCAGTGTGGTTTATGCCATGGAACATCTGGCGCTTTTAGAAAGACTGTGAAGGGTCAATGGGTTCATGCTTTCTGTGCTGAG TGGCTGTTGGAGACTACATTCAGAAGAGGGCAACATAATCCAGTCGATGGAATG GAGAGGCTTCATCACAAGGATAAAGATGCATGCTCTATATGCCACCGCTATGTCGGTGCATGCTTGAAG TGCAGTACAGTAGACTGTCAAATTACTTTCCATCCTTCATGTGCTAGAGATGCTGGTCTTTACATGAATACAAAAAGATTGGGTAATATGTTACAACATAAAGCATACTGTTGTAGACACAGTATTGAGCAGAGAAAG GCCTATCGTCAACAATATGGACCTGAGGAAGTCAAGAGCATGAAACAAATGAGG GTTGAATTGGAACTATTACGCTTCCTTTGTGAGAGGATTGTTAAGAGAGAAAAAGTGAAG AAAGATCTGGTTGGATGTGCACATGACATACTTGCTGCAAGGAGGATAACTGCTGTCTCTTCTTCGTGGACTTCTTGTTATGCTTCTGGACCTGGAGCAAGTTCAGAATCTGCGACTACTTCTGTTAATAACAAATCATATGGTGGAACGATTCAAAGGTCCGATGATGTCACAGTGAGATCGGACGATGTCACAGTGGACAGTACAGTTACCGAAAAACATACCGTCAGGTTTTCTCTGCATAACAGGGACACTGATAGGAATACTGCTGACAGTTCCACATCAACAATATCATACAAACGGAAGTTGGATGATGGGGAATCACTTGCATTCAAGAGTCTTCCCGGAACACCAGCTACTGCCTTACTGGAGTCACGGGATGTAGAAAAGAAGCCAATAGATAAAAAG CgtagggaaatatatcaaaagGAGCTTGTCATGGCTACTTCTCACCAAGCTTTGTTGAAGAACAAGAGCCCTCCAGAGAGATATGTTTACACTCGCCGTAGCTCCATGTCCAAAAGGAAGCAATGTAGTCAGCATGTAGTTGAAGGACCTGGTGGATGA
- the LOC136527723 gene encoding uncharacterized protein isoform X3, whose protein sequence is MAHVSAAAMEHAGLPSILYVQESSSFRLRYGGSLVMIMLRCEHFVQNILLSKASAPYRMTKVYLNWTPLKLSCLMENLLLGMNSTQETQSADMAVDQPSADGNIMSNSGDVSGILRQLVDQGKVSLADIESELGLCSESAEAALQPDETTAYSPGLKLKMIKWLQNSEHAPSVQVKSFKEGSLAQGTLLRSESKNLTTATLQSGQEEAISSIDHHFPENDSANRGDLVQNGFHDDPDANQISGRHLLNMDGYCCYIHSVIEKRLQGLWSNNMEQTIQKNGYHEELSCSLHDDLGVSSTKLGQLADKAALDQVCKAKSSDTLKHSPDDEIEGEIVYLQSRLLDGVVSMKQRYEDLMHKVVQNISYELDSFNKRKWDHIIVNQFLRDLREAKKRGNSERRHKEALAILAATAPSVVPTSRNATVRKETENNVASARREVITVLCLFSCFLSGMIVFLLASVCFQNMPRSNAGSSRIGQLCSSPQAKDLLFSNSKVSEETNFGIFDLAKFSKKSALPCDICMRCDTVLNRIFVCSSCKAAVHLDCYQSQKYPTGPWKCELCHEMPSDFVVSGELSDQNGAKACLVQCGLCHGTSGAFRKTVKGQWVHAFCAEWLLETTFRRGQHNPVDGMERLHHKDKDACSICHRYVGACLKCSTVDCQITFHPSCARDAGLYMNTKRLGNMLQHKAYCCRHSIEQRKAYRQQYGPEEVKSMKQMRVELELLRFLCERIVKREKVKKDLVGCAHDILAARRITAVSSSWTSCYASGPGASSESATTSVNNKSYGGTIQRSDDVTVRSDDVTVDSTVTEKHTVRFSLHNRDTDRNTADSSTSTISYKRKLDDGESLAFKSLPGTPATALLESRDVEKKPIDKKRREIYQKELVMATSHQALLKNKSPPERYVYTRRSSMSKRKQCSQHVVEGPGG, encoded by the exons ATGGCGCATGTGTCCGCTGCAGCCATG GAGCATGCAGGACTTCCTTCCATCCTATATGTGCAAGAGAGTTCAAGCTTCAGATTGAGATATGGGGGAAGTTTGGTCATGATAAT GTTGAGATGCGAGCATTTTGTGCAAAACATTCTGCTGTCAAAAGCATCAGCTCCATACAGAATGACAAAAGTGTATCTGAACTGGACTCCGCTCAAGCTGAGCTGCTTGATGGAAAACCTCTTACTGGGAATGAACAG CACTCAAGAAACTCAAAGTGCAGATATGGCTGTTGATCAACCCTCTGCAGATGGGAATATTATGAGCAATTCTGGAGATGTTTCCGGAATTCTTAGACAG CTAGTTGACCAAGGAAAGGTTAGTCTTGCTGACATAGAATCGGAGCTGGGTCTTTGTTCAGAATCAGCGGAAGCTGCTCTTCAG CCTGATGAGACAACTGCTTACTCCCCTGGCCtgaagttgaaaatgatcaagtGGCTGCAGAACTCTGAGCATGCACCTTCTGTTCAAGTGAAGTCATTTAAAGAGGGTTCTTTGGCACAAG GTACACTTCTTAGGAGTGAAAGTAAGAACTTAACCACTGCTACACTTCAATCAGGACAGGAGGAAGCCATTTCATCGATTGATCATCATTTTCCAGAAAATGACAGTGCTAATAGGGGTGATTTAGTTCAAAATGGCTTTCATGATGATCCTGATGCAAATCAGATTTCTGGCCGGCATTTGCTCAA CATGGATGGTTACTGCTGCTATATTCATTCTGTCATTGAGAAGAGGTTGCAAGGTTTGTGGAGTAACAACATGGAGCAAACTATACAGAAAAATGGTTATCATG AAGAGTTATCTTGCTCTCTTCATGATGACCTTGGTGTTTCATCAACAAAACTTGGGCAATTAGCGGACAAAGCTGCCCTGGATCAAGTCTGTAAAGCAAAATCATCAGATACTCTCAAGCATTCACCTGATGATGAAATAGAAGGGGAAATAGTTTATTTGCAATCCAGGCTACTTGATGGTGTTGTTTCTATGAAGCAGAGATATG AAGATTTGATGCACAAGGTTGTCCAGAATATTTCTTATGAGTTGGATTCTTTCAATAAAAGAAAATGGGATCATATCATTGTGAATCAGTTTCTTCGTGATCTGAGGGAAGCTAAGAAGCGTGGAAACTCAGAGAGGAGACACAAGGAAGCTCTAGCTATCCTGGCTGCAACTGCACCTTCTGTTGTACCAACCTCACGAAATGCAACAGTGAGGAAAGAGACAGAAAACAATGTGGCATCTGCTAGACGAGAGGTTATCACTGTGCTTTGCTTGttcagttgtttcttgtcaggcATGATCGTTTTTTTATTGGCTTCTGTTTGTTTCCAGAATATGCCAAGAAGCAATGCTGGATCCTCAAGAATTGGCCAATTATGTTCATCACCACAAGCAAAGGATTTATTATTTTCCAATAGCAAAGTCTCAGAGGAAACTAACTTTGGCATTTTTGATCTGGCAAAATTCTCTAAGAAAAGTGCTCTTCCCTGTGATATATGCATGCGATGTGATACTGTATTGAATCGTATTTTTGTCTGCTCCAGCTGCAAG GCTGCTGTCCACTTAGATTGCTACCAGAGCCAGAAGTATCCTACAGGCCCATGGAAGTGCGAACTTTGCCACGAGATGCCCTCAGATTTTGTTGTCTCTGGTGAGCTATCAGATCAAAATGGCGCGAAAGCTTGTTTGGTGCAGTGTGGTTTATGCCATGGAACATCTGGCGCTTTTAGAAAGACTGTGAAGGGTCAATGGGTTCATGCTTTCTGTGCTGAG TGGCTGTTGGAGACTACATTCAGAAGAGGGCAACATAATCCAGTCGATGGAATG GAGAGGCTTCATCACAAGGATAAAGATGCATGCTCTATATGCCACCGCTATGTCGGTGCATGCTTGAAG TGCAGTACAGTAGACTGTCAAATTACTTTCCATCCTTCATGTGCTAGAGATGCTGGTCTTTACATGAATACAAAAAGATTGGGTAATATGTTACAACATAAAGCATACTGTTGTAGACACAGTATTGAGCAGAGAAAG GCCTATCGTCAACAATATGGACCTGAGGAAGTCAAGAGCATGAAACAAATGAGG GTTGAATTGGAACTATTACGCTTCCTTTGTGAGAGGATTGTTAAGAGAGAAAAAGTGAAG AAAGATCTGGTTGGATGTGCACATGACATACTTGCTGCAAGGAGGATAACTGCTGTCTCTTCTTCGTGGACTTCTTGTTATGCTTCTGGACCTGGAGCAAGTTCAGAATCTGCGACTACTTCTGTTAATAACAAATCATATGGTGGAACGATTCAAAGGTCCGATGATGTCACAGTGAGATCGGACGATGTCACAGTGGACAGTACAGTTACCGAAAAACATACCGTCAGGTTTTCTCTGCATAACAGGGACACTGATAGGAATACTGCTGACAGTTCCACATCAACAATATCATACAAACGGAAGTTGGATGATGGGGAATCACTTGCATTCAAGAGTCTTCCCGGAACACCAGCTACTGCCTTACTGGAGTCACGGGATGTAGAAAAGAAGCCAATAGATAAAAAG CgtagggaaatatatcaaaagGAGCTTGTCATGGCTACTTCTCACCAAGCTTTGTTGAAGAACAAGAGCCCTCCAGAGAGATATGTTTACACTCGCCGTAGCTCCATGTCCAAAAGGAAGCAATGTAGTCAGCATGTAGTTGAAGGACCTGGTGGATGA
- the LOC136527723 gene encoding uncharacterized protein isoform X2 encodes MVHLESCKQQEHAGLPSILYVQESSSFRLRYGGSLVMIMLRCEHFVQNILLSKASAPYRMTKVYLNWTPLKLSCLMENLLLGMNSTQETQSADMAVDQPSADGNIMSNSGDVSGILRQLVDQGKVSLADIESELGLCSESAEAALQPDETTAYSPGLKLKMIKWLQNSEHAPSVQVKSFKEGSLAQGTLLRSESKNLTTATLQSGQEEAISSIDHHFPENDSANRGDLVQNGFHDDPDANQISGRHLLNMDGYCCYIHSVIEKRLQGLWSNNMEQTIQKNGYHEELSCSLHDDLGVSSTKLGQLADKAALDQVCKAKSSDTLKHSPDDEIEGEIVYLQSRLLDGVVSMKQRYEDLMHKVVQNISYELDSFNKRKWDHIIVNQFLRDLREAKKRGNSERRHKEALAILAATAPSVVPTSRNATVRKETENNVASARREVITVLCLFSCFLSGMIVFLLASVCFQNMPRSNAGSSRIGQLCSSPQAKDLLFSNSKVSEETNFGIFDLAKFSKKSALPCDICMRCDTVLNRIFVCSSCKAAVHLDCYQSQKYPTGPWKCELCHEMPSDFVVSGELSDQNGAKACLVQCGLCHGTSGAFRKTVKGQWVHAFCAEWLLETTFRRGQHNPVDGMERLHHKDKDACSICHRYVGACLKCSTVDCQITFHPSCARDAGLYMNTKRLGNMLQHKAYCCRHSIEQRKAYRQQYGPEEVKSMKQMRVELELLRFLCERIVKREKVKKDLVGCAHDILAARRITAVSSSWTSCYASGPGASSESATTSVNNKSYGGTIQRSDDVTVRSDDVTVDSTVTEKHTVRFSLHNRDTDRNTADSSTSTISYKRKLDDGESLAFKSLPGTPATALLESRDVEKKPIDKKRREIYQKELVMATSHQALLKNKSPPERYVYTRRSSMSKRKQCSQHVVEGPGG; translated from the exons ATGGTACACCTTGAAAGTTGTAAACAGCAA GAGCATGCAGGACTTCCTTCCATCCTATATGTGCAAGAGAGTTCAAGCTTCAGATTGAGATATGGGGGAAGTTTGGTCATGATAAT GTTGAGATGCGAGCATTTTGTGCAAAACATTCTGCTGTCAAAAGCATCAGCTCCATACAGAATGACAAAAGTGTATCTGAACTGGACTCCGCTCAAGCTGAGCTGCTTGATGGAAAACCTCTTACTGGGAATGAACAG CACTCAAGAAACTCAAAGTGCAGATATGGCTGTTGATCAACCCTCTGCAGATGGGAATATTATGAGCAATTCTGGAGATGTTTCCGGAATTCTTAGACAG CTAGTTGACCAAGGAAAGGTTAGTCTTGCTGACATAGAATCGGAGCTGGGTCTTTGTTCAGAATCAGCGGAAGCTGCTCTTCAG CCTGATGAGACAACTGCTTACTCCCCTGGCCtgaagttgaaaatgatcaagtGGCTGCAGAACTCTGAGCATGCACCTTCTGTTCAAGTGAAGTCATTTAAAGAGGGTTCTTTGGCACAAG GTACACTTCTTAGGAGTGAAAGTAAGAACTTAACCACTGCTACACTTCAATCAGGACAGGAGGAAGCCATTTCATCGATTGATCATCATTTTCCAGAAAATGACAGTGCTAATAGGGGTGATTTAGTTCAAAATGGCTTTCATGATGATCCTGATGCAAATCAGATTTCTGGCCGGCATTTGCTCAA CATGGATGGTTACTGCTGCTATATTCATTCTGTCATTGAGAAGAGGTTGCAAGGTTTGTGGAGTAACAACATGGAGCAAACTATACAGAAAAATGGTTATCATG AAGAGTTATCTTGCTCTCTTCATGATGACCTTGGTGTTTCATCAACAAAACTTGGGCAATTAGCGGACAAAGCTGCCCTGGATCAAGTCTGTAAAGCAAAATCATCAGATACTCTCAAGCATTCACCTGATGATGAAATAGAAGGGGAAATAGTTTATTTGCAATCCAGGCTACTTGATGGTGTTGTTTCTATGAAGCAGAGATATG AAGATTTGATGCACAAGGTTGTCCAGAATATTTCTTATGAGTTGGATTCTTTCAATAAAAGAAAATGGGATCATATCATTGTGAATCAGTTTCTTCGTGATCTGAGGGAAGCTAAGAAGCGTGGAAACTCAGAGAGGAGACACAAGGAAGCTCTAGCTATCCTGGCTGCAACTGCACCTTCTGTTGTACCAACCTCACGAAATGCAACAGTGAGGAAAGAGACAGAAAACAATGTGGCATCTGCTAGACGAGAGGTTATCACTGTGCTTTGCTTGttcagttgtttcttgtcaggcATGATCGTTTTTTTATTGGCTTCTGTTTGTTTCCAGAATATGCCAAGAAGCAATGCTGGATCCTCAAGAATTGGCCAATTATGTTCATCACCACAAGCAAAGGATTTATTATTTTCCAATAGCAAAGTCTCAGAGGAAACTAACTTTGGCATTTTTGATCTGGCAAAATTCTCTAAGAAAAGTGCTCTTCCCTGTGATATATGCATGCGATGTGATACTGTATTGAATCGTATTTTTGTCTGCTCCAGCTGCAAG GCTGCTGTCCACTTAGATTGCTACCAGAGCCAGAAGTATCCTACAGGCCCATGGAAGTGCGAACTTTGCCACGAGATGCCCTCAGATTTTGTTGTCTCTGGTGAGCTATCAGATCAAAATGGCGCGAAAGCTTGTTTGGTGCAGTGTGGTTTATGCCATGGAACATCTGGCGCTTTTAGAAAGACTGTGAAGGGTCAATGGGTTCATGCTTTCTGTGCTGAG TGGCTGTTGGAGACTACATTCAGAAGAGGGCAACATAATCCAGTCGATGGAATG GAGAGGCTTCATCACAAGGATAAAGATGCATGCTCTATATGCCACCGCTATGTCGGTGCATGCTTGAAG TGCAGTACAGTAGACTGTCAAATTACTTTCCATCCTTCATGTGCTAGAGATGCTGGTCTTTACATGAATACAAAAAGATTGGGTAATATGTTACAACATAAAGCATACTGTTGTAGACACAGTATTGAGCAGAGAAAG GCCTATCGTCAACAATATGGACCTGAGGAAGTCAAGAGCATGAAACAAATGAGG GTTGAATTGGAACTATTACGCTTCCTTTGTGAGAGGATTGTTAAGAGAGAAAAAGTGAAG AAAGATCTGGTTGGATGTGCACATGACATACTTGCTGCAAGGAGGATAACTGCTGTCTCTTCTTCGTGGACTTCTTGTTATGCTTCTGGACCTGGAGCAAGTTCAGAATCTGCGACTACTTCTGTTAATAACAAATCATATGGTGGAACGATTCAAAGGTCCGATGATGTCACAGTGAGATCGGACGATGTCACAGTGGACAGTACAGTTACCGAAAAACATACCGTCAGGTTTTCTCTGCATAACAGGGACACTGATAGGAATACTGCTGACAGTTCCACATCAACAATATCATACAAACGGAAGTTGGATGATGGGGAATCACTTGCATTCAAGAGTCTTCCCGGAACACCAGCTACTGCCTTACTGGAGTCACGGGATGTAGAAAAGAAGCCAATAGATAAAAAG CgtagggaaatatatcaaaagGAGCTTGTCATGGCTACTTCTCACCAAGCTTTGTTGAAGAACAAGAGCCCTCCAGAGAGATATGTTTACACTCGCCGTAGCTCCATGTCCAAAAGGAAGCAATGTAGTCAGCATGTAGTTGAAGGACCTGGTGGATGA
- the LOC136525804 gene encoding uncharacterized protein, with product MHCATRPVTRRKGKTAADQHWRFSAVAPRRRPPLAAAADASPSSSPRKSGEDAPPPAGGTPPAAAGVTPCEQARKALCVRSPFDGEEAAGRDPWLPSRVARWAVVGDVRKNHKKSQPQQQQPEPAPPLEQHPRVPAGCKGFWEQLEPYFREFTAEDFLELVTKHQFCPSQIDPYFVIPVVGSSKELGENSDLSHAFEADESPDLSSNLGKHNEELDRSKENIQDSLDDIGASVELWSPKMRVIQRIVIR from the exons ATGCATTGTGCAACACGGCCCGTGACCCGGCGCAAGGGAAAAACAGCAGCGGACCAG CACTGGAGGTTTTCCGCCGTGGCGCCTCGCCGGAGACCTCCGCTCGCCGCGGCCGCCGACGCGTCGCCCTCGTCATCCCCCCGGAAGTCCGGCGAAGATGCGCCGCCACCCGCCGGGGgcacgccgccggcggcggccggcgtCACCCCGTGCGAGCAGGCCAGGAAGGCACTGTGTGTGCGGTCGCCGTTTGACGGGGAGGAGGCTGCTGGACGAGACCCCTGGCTGCCATCCCGAGTTGCCAGATGGGCGGTGGTGGGCGACGTGCGGAAGAATCATAAGAAGAGCCagccccagcagcagcagccggagcCAGCACCTCCCCTGGAGCAGCACCCGAGAGTGCCTGCTGGGTGCAAGGGCTTTTGGGAGCAGTTGGAGCCCTATTTCCGAGAGTTTACTGCGGAGGATTTCTTGGAATTAGTGACGAAGCATCAATTCTGTCCTAGCCAGATTGATCCATATTTTGTGATACCAGTTGTTGGCAGTAGTAAGGAGTTAGGGGAGAATTCAGATCTATCTCATGCTTTTGAAGCTGATGAAAGCCCGGATTTGAGCTCGAATTTGGGCAAGCATAACGAGGAGTTGGATAGGAGCAAAGAGAATATTCAGGACAGCTTGGATGATATTGGAGCCAGTGTAGAGCTGTGGTCACCCAAGATGAGAGTAATACAGAGAATTGTGATCAGG